Part of the Molothrus aeneus isolate 106 chromosome 8, BPBGC_Maene_1.0, whole genome shotgun sequence genome is shown below.
CAAAACACTGGCAAGGTATTTCATGTGCTTGCTGAACATACCTGTGGCCAAGGAGTCATTATGTTAAGTGACCATTAGCACCCTGTCGAACAGAGATCGGCTTCTGTCTCGCCAGCCGCTCTGCAGCTCGTGCGCCCGGAGCTGGGATGCCCCGTTCGTCCCGCTAACCAGCGCTCACCCCAAGCACGAAACCCGCCAGCCTCAGCCAGAGCATGGGGAGCCGCACACACCCCCCCGGGCACGCTGAGCTCCATCCCCGAGACCGCCCCGGGGCTGGCGCCGCTCGGCCTCGCAGCCCTGCTTGTCCCAGCGCGGTCCCCACAGACCCCGCGGGTTTAAATCACGGCAAGGACGGCAGCGCTGCGTGCTGTCCCCGGCAGCACCggctgcctctgcctggctcTAAACCTCTGCACGGAGGGGAAGCTGCTGCCCCGCTCCGGACACCGCCCGGGCCGAGCTCGGGtgcgggcagggcaggctggggccGCGTTACGAGCccgggagcagggagggcagaccCAGGGGATGGGGGCTTGGGCAGAGCCACCCCAGATCACTTCTCCCCGGGGACATGGGGACGCGATAAGGGagtgctcctgcctctccctttTTAGCATTGGGGTGGGTGGGGCGATGACACCCTCCTCCCCTGCAGAAACTCCATCCCCGCAGTTCccctcccagggagcagctcccctcCGCAGGCGGGAGCGCTTTGTTCTCCCTGTCTCCACCCGAGCCTTTCCATCTGTCTCTCACTTTCCCCGGGCCCAGCTGCGGCGCTGCCCGTGCCCACTTCCCTTTCACCTCCCCCATTTGGTCCGGGGTGGGCGCTCCCGGAACGCTGCGGGCAGTCCCGGTGCCCCCGGGGAGCGTTCCATGCCGCCGCTCTGGCCTCTGAGAGCAGGAAGGGTTATTACCATTATTCCTTTCATACGAGCTGAGCAGAGCATTTGGAGGAGTGGTGGGGTTCTCCTCTGTGGCCATACAAGATTGTAAGGGGAACTCCTAACCCTTCAACCATTAGTCCCTTGAAAACAGAATAGCCACATGAAGTCTAATGCTTTTTACAATAAGTTGTACATTTATTGGCCTTGACAGTTTTGTTATCTTAAACATGACTGCTTTAGAGCAGAGGAAAATACTCATGATTACAGCTGGGAGACACCCCAGTTCCTTAATGATGTTTGAAAGAGTCAGAGAGATTTCTTCAAATCAATATTACCGTTTAGTAATACCTGACTTTGAGCAATAAGCCTTCATCGAATGGGAATTTTACTTACATGTCAACAAACTTCCTTAATCCATAACTGCATAATGTTCCTGAGATCTCAGCAAGATTGATAGCACCTGAGCCCTTTTTAATTTAGCTGAAACTCTTGCATTAGAGACACACAATCTGTGCAATTGCAAACAAATACTATTATCTCAAAAGACTAGAAAAATACAGCATAGATTACAAAAAAATCAAGACTTGCAGAGATTACTGCAAAGcccactgcccacagcagcacatcaTGTTGCTTTTCACCAGGCAAGGGCACTCGGGTGGGAGATTGGCCTCTGTATACAAAAGATATTCAAGGAGGCTGACAAAGAACCCTCAGACCATTCATTACAGGAGTCGAAATTACCAGTGAGCCGGAAATATCCTGGTAACCCCCCAGATCACCTCTAAAGTCATGGAaatttttattgctcttttCATGTTAGTTGACAATTGACTTTGAAAGATTTATGTCAACTTACAGTCAAAGATCATTTCTCGGAGCCCCTTTTCTGGCCTGAAATCAGGCCATTTTGACCATGTTATCCAAATTATTAtccaaattttaaaagtgcatAGCACAGTGGTAAGGAATTTTACTACCACTTATGGAAAACAAGCTTTGGAATGTTAAAATTCTTTTGATCATCACCATTGTACCCTGATAACTGCATGTAAGATGACTAGATACtgttttgtagataagaaatttAAAGATCCTTTCCAGGATCTGTTTTAGGTAAGAGGTTGTTACTAATCTGCTGAGGCAGGTCATAAAATCGTGAAGATATAATATCGTACTTatttagaaagtaattttttaaaagcatctgTTCTGTTACTATAGCAAGCCCAGAATTAAGTAACAGGTGTATCCACATATTTGGCTAAAAGCACAGTTCCATGACAGGGCTGGATACCGGCTTTAGAAGACAGAGAGAAATTCACACTTTTTTGCATTCAGCGGCAGAATAAATTGCAGGTGGGGCAGAACAAATCTAGATAAGAAGGAGTCTATGTTTCTTTAAGTGAAGAGGAGCTTTTTTTGGGGGCAGGATGAATACCTCTACAATTCTTGACAAAGGAACTCACatgaaagctggaaaaaaattaggtttattaaaatattcaatTTATATTATTGTTTGTCCCACCCcgtttatattttacattttacatttgcCTATAAATGCAAGGGCCTGAAGTCCATGATTCAGATTGTCCAGCATGTCTTTGTAAATATTTAGGCCGGTGCTGCATCATAACTCCACCAAGCAGTTATGGACGAGAGCAGCCCAGATATCCGTCAGTAGTGCAAATCCTCTTTAGTCCTAGTTGGTATCAGAGGGTCAGACACCCAGCAGGAAGGCCCTGGGGTCCCGGTACCCCACGAAGCAGGGTGCTGCCCAAAAGCCGactggctgtgctctgcaggccctgccGAGGTCCAGGGCGGGTGCGGGCAGGGCCGCCAAAGGGAAGCCCTCAGAGGCGGCTCCTTGCCGGGTCAGAGGCGGTGGCCGGGCCACGTATGAGAGCGGCAGGGGCAGCACGGCGCCCTGAGGTCCGTAGGGGAGAGCGGGGCTGCAGAAGGGCTCcgtcctcagctcctgcagctgccgcTTGAGCTTCATCCGGCGGTTCTGAAACCAGGTCTTGAtctgggggaaggagaaaagacGAGGTTACAACGCCACCGAGGCTTGATTATCTCGTTGTTTGGAGCCGTGCCGGGGCCATTCCCCGGGCCCGCGCCGCCGCAGCGCCCCCGCTCACCTGCACCTCGGAGAGGCGCATCCTGCCCGCCAGCTGCCGGCGCTCGGCGGCGCCCAGGTACTGCTGCCGCTGGAAGGAGCTCTCCAGGGTGCTGATCTGCTCCGCGCTGAACGCCGTGCgcagccgccgcccgccgcgcccgcaCGGCTCCTCGGGGCCCGCGCACTCGGGACCCTCTTCCGGCACCGCTCCCGACGGCCTCCCgcctgctcctgggcacagggacagagaggaggAGCAAAGGGTCAGCCAGGCCCGGGCACCGCGCGGGGAACAGCCGCCCCCTCCGCCTCCGAGCAGCCGCCGCGCAGCGGTGCCTTCCCGGGAAGGCCCGGGAGTGTCCCAgacccgccgcgccccgcccgggAGCCCCGGCTGTCCCGCGGTACCTGCGGCGGGAGTGGCCGCCCCGCTGTCCCTGCTCCGGCCGCCTGTGCCGTCCCCGTCCCGCGGGCCCGTCGGCTGCTCCGGGCTTCGCTCGCTCTGGCCGAGGCTGGAGCCGGAGCCGGGCCCGTGGCCCGCGGACGATGCCCGGTGTGGGGAGCCCTCGGTGGGGCTCTTGAGAGTTTGGCTGCTCTGGGACAACCATTCCACGGAGAAAGGGGCCTTAGTCATCGTGCCTCGTTTCGGAGATGCCGGAAAGGAGGCACGGAGCACGGACCTCTCCTTTATAGCGCAACTCCCGGAGGAAAACGCTGTTTGTGTAAATACACATCAAAGGGCCAGATAAGTATCATCTAATTGCTATCAGACCTGCCCCCCAACAAAAGATGTCGTTCACACATTGGCCCAGCTCGCGGAGGCTCGGCTCCGCCGTGTCTGCCCCTGAGGAGTTCACTCCGCCGTCAGTGATTTACAGCTCTTGTTACATCCTATCCCCATGCAAATGGCATTTATGGAGCTGAGCAGCCTCAAACGGCGCTGGGGAATGTACCCCCGGGGGAGCACAGCATCCCCGGCAGCTACAGGGAGAAGGGACGCTGCTACTTCCGATCTCCCTTCCCCGGAGTTGCTCTTCCATTCCTTTTCAAGCACCAGGCCCACTGTTCTTCTCAAGCCTGCTCCTCTCGGGGCTCAGCATTGCGTTCCCGAGACAGCCTCAGCCAGGCAAGTGGAGAAACTCACTCACTGGGTTCTCCGGGATTGCAGCATCACGTTATATTCaccaggcacaggctgaggaGTTTGGAGGAGAAGGTTGTGAAACAGAAAAGGGTAAATGCCAAGGTCATTGGATTCTACGAATCAATAGGCTTCTGATCGTTTATATAAAAGTATGGTTTCTGGACTAACGAGTCAGAAAATGACAATTATTGCCTTAGAATTCACATTCTGCTGAGAGTTTTGAAATTACAGAATTCATGTCATATCTTCCCTCCCAGATCTCTTGCAGCTATGCAGGTCATCCAGATTTTTCTGCTAtcttaccttttttctttttactacCTTACGTGTGTCTTTCAGAAACGTTCCCGTTCATCTTTGGGTTTTGTGTGCCACAGGAACACTTGGCTGCTGCAGTAAAGCCTCTGTTGTACATTGATAAAAGGCTCTTGGTGCTTTATGGGCAGTTTTTCACCGCAGGG
Proteins encoded:
- the LOC136559717 gene encoding homeobox protein vent1-like, giving the protein MTKAPFSVEWLSQSSQTLKSPTEGSPHRASSAGHGPGSGSSLGQSERSPEQPTGPRDGDGTGGRSRDSGAATPAAGAGGRPSGAVPEEGPECAGPEEPCGRGGRRLRTAFSAEQISTLESSFQRQQYLGAAERRQLAGRMRLSEVQIKTWFQNRRMKLKRQLQELRTEPFCSPALPYGPQGAVLPLPLSYVARPPPLTRQGAASEGFPLAALPAPALDLGRACRAQPVGFWAAPCFVGYRDPRAFLLGV